A portion of the Diprion similis isolate iyDipSimi1 chromosome 4, iyDipSimi1.1, whole genome shotgun sequence genome contains these proteins:
- the LOC124406090 gene encoding nuclear receptor coactivator 1 isoform X5, with product MSIAAAENAGPGPCDLQDPVWVKMSAVTGNNTKKRKKSDAKPQSQLNKCLNEKRRRTQENLYIDELAELISAQDMSSGKTDKCQILQRTVDQIRHIRQQEGSNSHAVQQGEVSSSNPNILSNDQVGPILLEALDGFLFVVNAEGRVEYITDNISQYISYTKDDVFGKDIYNIIHHGDHKTFMASLLPMSIGLTSEPQPQTRNRTFNCRFLVKPPDDKEETMEEKQQRISKYETMQICSALLPNNTDRLESGDVSSESLDGPCMMCVARRIPHSEKPITSIKQFTVKLDTIGRITWIDSSGLSPPYSKYISKDLIGSKIQDLCHPLDVNKLNAHLDNTLHTHEGTSTMYRLRVKADKFLNVQTKSRLFKANGINGHESDFLMATHSIIGDNELTPNEGGQLSNSKTCSGHSSNHCTNSSNNNNGNNNNNVGGPLMTGAHLNGQSSCNTGRGLAAARAPTSSSSSNLNVFSANDTSSCNPLTSLSTTSNSFNQFSGNMELDFELFPSTTWEPLDSGHSWGDRSDSRASGPTNSRPPSQPAPASPSPQGSYSVNSATGATSHCSPMRAYSPTTVHTSRSFSNSFSFSPLQETQTAVTATPSSANTNGGGGVLANKRLEESKGCPPVTPVNVDTNKSQHSAAPAPDTQNCTVSTESRRLRNLLTKGASTSDENQDNINNTVSDNQNKHRILKTLLKEADDEDLHLDIDNKKVRPSNSGISKSSTDHSKTSSGNNMLLELLNDKNDDDDLETRAGLKKRHELLQQLLKDQDEEGKSHDSQNRGDDPLLKSLGFNNPTPPLSQSGNHGGQSQVGQKRPGETGDEDLAAKRTMDGLHQVTSSGNNSSSNASTSKLWEKNKMLAWLLAQQPSEPKTKPSVPLHELSAIPQETLPRIKAAQQKTWATAQPVVSNPSTTTSTPIQSQPRLPRTSTNIYDFNPQQRPQVGSMNPEFGTTSGETRRSVQVEQNWLETSGSDPILSDLLDQVIDIVPDTITDPTAIINLLDIIESPQNNAVDEKIAAINAIHKSLILCETVVNPTSSTITMPGTPPAYSTALGNTPVTTGHNYQPPPMYQQQQQRARFNNVQQNVVRQSSAQFSQQQLQLQQRTKQLQHQQQQQQQQQLKQRLLQQQQQQQLLIPSNATATDQLPTDIHNIDSLLNNTVAPNVSLQRSSVSDSQVSPGYGGLSVQLPSTHRLTHSYSHPSTLPQHSVVNTNFNNGQQGSAAARLSPHSPASILSFSHPQSLSPRVTQGNYGNGPRMFVNSVRPQPQQSVSQQQQQRSMPSPGTPASARQSPFPADTFPPPPASPTAGQFPPVPNAGAANPSGQYRLQRTTSTPSATTQLPGGINSPRHYGGMNKEQPLLSPSHPHSGCPSQPSLNQHNVTNAQHLSNQHPAMIYHSNTTLNSTEVQNNQFCYDRASVSLYSSGPGDTSNTRPLPPGNPNSHQMGGNTGSGGTMTEFVRQELRAIVGARTQQQQQQRIPNNIQNNLSGQVSAEELDALGLTYEMSSADYYGGSGTR from the exons GCCTGGCCCGTGTGATCTACAAGACCCGGTGTGGGTCAAAATGAGTGCAGTCACTGGTAACAACaccaagaaaagaaagaaatcagATGCCAAGCCCCAGTCTCAGCT TAACAAGTGCCTTAATGAAAAGAGACGGAGGACCCAGGAGAACCTCTACATCGACGAGCTTGCCGAGCTGATCTCCGCCCAGGACATGAGCTCTGGCAAGACCGATAAATGTCAAATTCTCCAGAGAACAGTCGATCag atcCGGCACATAAGACAACAAGAAGGCTCTAATAGTCATGCTGTACAGCAGGGGGAAGTTTCCTCGTCAAATCCCAACATATTATCTAATGACCAAGTTGGCCCTATTTTACTTGAG gCATTAGATGGATTTTTATTCGTTGTGAACGCCGAGGGGAGAGTCGAGTACATTACGGATAATATATCTCAATATATTTCTTATACAAAAGATGATGTGTTTGGAAAAGatatctataatattatacatcacGGAGATCATAAAACGTTCATGGCAAGCTTGCTTCCGATGTCAATAG GGTTGACAAGCGAGCCTCAACCACAGACGAGAAATCGGACATTTAATTGCCGTTTTTTGGTGAAGCCTCCTGATGATAAAGAAGAGACTATGGAAGAGAAGCAACAGAGAATATCAAAGTACGAAACTATGCAAATCTGTTCAGCGCTTCTTCCAAACAACACAGATCGCCTAGAAAGTGGAGACGTTTCCTCAGAATCCTTAGATGGGCCATGCATGATGTGTGTTGCCCGGCGAATACCCCACAGTGAAAAGCCGATAACGTCCATTAAACAATTCACTGTTAAACTTGACACTATTGGCAGGATTACATGGATCGACAGCAGCGGCTTGTCTCCTCCATACTCCAAGTACATAAGCAAG GACCTAATTGGCTCTAAAATACAAGACTTGTGCCATCCACTGGATGTGAATAAGTTGAATGCTCATTTGGATAATACGCTTCACACCCATGAAGGCACGAGTACAATGTATCGGCTCCGTGTGAAAGCAGACAAGTTCCTTAACGTGCAAACGAAGTCAAGACTCTTTAAAGCAAATGGGATTAATGGCCACGAAAGTGATTTCTTGATGGCAACACATTCTATTATTGG GGACAATGAGTTAACGCCTAACGAGGGTGGTCAGCTTTCCAACAGCAAAACGTGCTCTGGACATTCTAGTAACCATTGTACgaatagtagtaataataataatggtaacaataacaataacgtcGGTGGTCCATTGATGACCGGGGCTCATCTTAATGGCCAATCGAGTTGCAATACCGGCCGGGGGCTGGCAGCGGCACGGGCACCAacatcctcctcctcgtcaaACTTGAATGTATTTAGTGCAAACGATACTTCGTCGTGCAATCCTTTAACTTCACTGAGTACGACAAGTAATTCGTTCAACCAATTTTCGGGGAACATGGAATTGGACTTTGAGCTTTTCCCTAGTACCACATGGGAACCACTGGACAGCGGACATAGTTGGGGAGATCGATCTGACTCGAGGGCAAGCGGACCGACTAATTCTCGACCCCCCTCGCAGCCAGCCCCGGCATCTCCGAGCCCCCAAGGATCATACTCCGTTAATTCTGCTACTGGCGCCACATCCCACTGTAGCCCAATGCGCGCATACAGCCCAACCACGGTGCACACCAGTAGATCCTTCAGTAATTCCTTCTCGTTCAGTCCTCTTCAGGAGACGCAAACGGCGGTCACTGCCACACCTTCAAGCGCTAATACCAACGGGGGTGGTGGGGTATTGGCTAACAAGAGATTGGAGGAGAGCAAGGGATGCCCACCTGTTACACCTGTCAATGTTGATACAAACAAAAGTCAGCATAGCGCCGCACCAGCCCCAGACACACAGAACTGTACTGTTTCTACAGAGTCTCGAAGACTCAGGAATCTTTTGACCAAGGGAGCTAGCACTAGTGACGAAAATCAAGACAATATCAATAATACTGTCTCTGACAACCAAAACAAGCATAGGATACTGAAGACATTGCTTAAGGAGGCTGATGATGAGGATCTTCATCTTGATATAGATAACAAAAAAGTACGGCCAAGCAATAGCGGTATATCCAAATCCAGCACCGATCATTCCAAGACTTCAAGCGGAAACAACATGTTGTTGGAG TTATTAAATGacaaaaatgacgacgacgacttgGAAACCAGAGCGGGTTTAAAGAAGCGGCATGAACTTTTACAGCAGCTCCTAAAAGACCAGgacgaagaaggaaaaagtcACGACTCACAG AACCGCGGCGATGATCCTCTATTGAAAAGTCTTGGATTTAATAACCCGACACCACCGCTGTCACAATCAGGCAATCATGGAGGCCAGTCACAAGTTGGTCAAAAGAGACCAGGTGAGACTGGAGATGAAGATTTGGCTGCAAAACGTACAATGGACGGGCTGCACCAAGTAACTTCTTCTGGCAATAACTCGTCCTCGAATGCCTCAACCAGTAAGCTATgggagaagaataaaatgcTCGCCTGGCTTTTAGCACAACAGCCCTCTGAACCGAAAACTAAACCTTCAGTACCTCTCCATGAATTATCAGCAATTCCACAG GAAACGCTACCTCGCATTAAGGCAGCACAGCAAAAAACCTGGGCCACTGCGCAACCAGTTGTTAGTAATCCATCTACAACGACAAGCACTCCGATCCAAAGTCAACCTCGACTACCTCGCACTTCGACTAATATCTATGATTTTAATCCG caACAGCGACCTCAAGTGGGTTCTATGAATCCAGAATTTGGAACTACTAGTGGAGAAACTCGTCGTTCTGTTCAGGTAGAACAGAATTGGCTGGAAACTTCAGGGTCTGATCCCATACTTTCTGATCTATTAGATCAAGTCATAGACATTGTGCCAGATACAATCACAG ATCCAACAGCGATCATAAATCTTTTAGACATCATCGAATCGCCTCAGAATAATGCTGTAGACGAGAAAATAGCTGCTATTAACGCCATTCACAAGTCATTGATACTATGCGAAACTGTAGTGAACCCTACGTCTTCCACGATAACGATGCCTGGAACACCGCCTGCATACTCCACCGCA TTGGGAAATACTCCTGTGACAACCGGCCATAATTACCAGCCACCTCCTATGtaccagcaacagcagcaaagGGCAAGATTTAATAACGTCCAACAGAATGTTGTACGCCAGTCATCAGCCCAATTCAGTCAACAACAGTTACAGTTGCAACAGAGAACTAAGCAGCTTCAAcatcaacagcagcaacagcagcaacagcaacttAAGCAACGGTTGCttcagcaacagcagcaacaacaacttCTTATACCTTCTAATGCAACTGCCACTGACCAGTTACCGACCGACATTCACAACATTGATAGTCTACTCAACAACACAGTGGCGCCTAACGTTTCACTACAG CGATCGAGCGTCTCCGACTCTCAGGTATCACCGGGTTATGGAGGATTATCCGTCCAGTTGCCTTCCACGCATCGTCTTACTCATTCATACTCACACCCTTCAACGTTACCTCAACA cTCTGTTGTGAACACCAACTTCAATAACGGGCAACAAGGATCAGCGGCAGCGAGGCTCTCCCCACACTCGCCCGCTAgcattttgtcattttcacaTCCACAATCGCTATCTCCTCGCGTAACTCAG GGAAATTACGGCAACGGACCAAGGATGTTCGTAAACTCAGTAAGACCGCAACCGCAACAGTCTGTCtcacagcaacaacagcaacgaTCCATGCCATCGCCTGGAACGCCTGCTTCGGCAAGGCAATCTCCTTTTCCTGCAGACACCTTTCCACCGCCACCTGCCTCACCTACCGCTGGTCAATTTCCTCCGGTTCCTAATGCAGGTGCGGCGAATCCCTCAGGACAATATAGACTTCAGCGAACTACATCAACTCCATCAGCAACAACACAGCTGCCAG GTGGGATAAATTCGCCCAGGCACTATGGGGGAATGAATAAGGAGCAGCCTCTTCTGTCGCCAAGTCACCCTCATTCTGGCTGTCCGTCTCAGCCATCGCTGAACCAACACAATGTCACCAACGCCCAACATCTATCGAATCAACACCCTGCTATGATTTATCACTCAAACACCACACTCAACTCCACTGAAGTACAGAATAACCAATTTTGTTACGATCGAGCGTCCGTTTCACTCTATTCGTCGGGGCCTGGGGATACATCGAACACCAGGCCTCTGCCTCCTGGCAATCCCAACAGTCACCAAATGGGTG GTAATACGGGAAGCGGTGGGACTATGACGGAGTTTGTTCGACAGGAGTTGAGAGCTATTGTTGGCGCTCGAacacaacagcagcaacaacagagGATACCCAACAACATCCAAAACAATTTATCTGGTCAAGTTTCTGCGGAAGAACTCGACGCCCTTGGTTTAACTTACGAGATGTCTTCTGCAG ACTACTATGGAGGAAGTGGCACGAGGTGA
- the LOC124406090 gene encoding nuclear receptor coactivator 1 isoform X8: MSIAAAENAGPGPCDLQDPVWVKMSAVTGNNTKKRKKSDAKPQSQLNKCLNEKRRRTQENLYIDELAELISAQDMSSGKTDKCQILQRTVDQIRHIRQQEGSNSHAVQQGEVSSSNPNILSNDQVGPILLEALDGFLFVVNAEGRVEYITDNISQYISYTKDDVFGKDIYNIIHHGDHKTFMASLLPMSIGLTSEPQPQTRNRTFNCRFLVKPPDDKEETMEEKQQRISKYETMQICSALLPNNTDRLESGDVSSESLDGPCMMCVARRIPHSEKPITSIKQFTVKLDTIGRITWIDSSGLSPPYSKYISKDLIGSKIQDLCHPLDVNKLNAHLDNTLHTHEGTSTMYRLRVKADKFLNVQTKSRLFKANGINGHESDFLMATHSIIGDNELTPNEGGQLSNSKTCSGHSSNHCTNSSNNNNGNNNNNVGGPLMTGAHLNGQSSCNTGRGLAAARAPTSSSSSNLNVFSANDTSSCNPLTSLSTTSNSFNQFSGNMELDFELFPSTTWEPLDSGHSWGDRSDSRASGPTNSRPPSQPAPASPSPQGSYSVNSATGATSHCSPMRAYSPTTVHTSRSFSNSFSFSPLQETQTAVTATPSSANTNGGGGVLANKRLEESKGCPPVTPVNVDTNKSQHSAAPAPDTQNCTVSTESRRLRNLLTKGASTSDENQDNINNTVSDNQNKHRILKTLLKEADDEDLHLDIDNKKVRPSNSGISKSSTDHSKTSSGNNMLLELLNDKNDDDDLETRAGLKKRHELLQQLLKDQDEEGKSHDSQNRGDDPLLKSLGFNNPTPPLSQSGNHGGQSQVGQKRPGETGDEDLAAKRTMDGLHQVTSSGNNSSSNASTSKLWEKNKMLAWLLAQQPSEPKTKPSVPLHELSAIPQETLPRIKAAQQKTWATAQPVVSNPSTTTSTPIQSQPRLPRTSTNIYDFNPQQRPQVGSMNPEFGTTSGETRRSVQVEQNWLETSGSDPILSDLLDQVIDIVPDTITDPTAIINLLDIIESPQNNAVDEKIAAINAIHKSLILCETVVNPTSSTITMPGTPPAYSTALGNTPVTTGHNYQPPPMYQQQQQRARFNNVQQNVVRQSSAQFSQQQLQLQQRTKQLQHQQQQQQQQQLKQRLLQQQQQQQLLIPSNATATDQLPTDIHNIDSLLNNTVAPNVSLQRSSVSDSQVSPGYGGLSVQLPSTHRLTHSYSHPSTLPQHSVVNTNFNNGQQGSAAARLSPHSPASILSFSHPQSLSPRVTQGNYGNGPRMFVNSVRPQPQQSVSQQQQQRSMPSPGTPASARQSPFPADTFPPPPASPTAGQFPPVPNAGAANPSGQYRLQRTTSTPSATTQLPGNTGSGGTMTEFVRQELRAIVGARTQQQQQQRIPNNIQNNLSGQVSAEELDALGLTYEMSSADYYGGSGTR, from the exons GCCTGGCCCGTGTGATCTACAAGACCCGGTGTGGGTCAAAATGAGTGCAGTCACTGGTAACAACaccaagaaaagaaagaaatcagATGCCAAGCCCCAGTCTCAGCT TAACAAGTGCCTTAATGAAAAGAGACGGAGGACCCAGGAGAACCTCTACATCGACGAGCTTGCCGAGCTGATCTCCGCCCAGGACATGAGCTCTGGCAAGACCGATAAATGTCAAATTCTCCAGAGAACAGTCGATCag atcCGGCACATAAGACAACAAGAAGGCTCTAATAGTCATGCTGTACAGCAGGGGGAAGTTTCCTCGTCAAATCCCAACATATTATCTAATGACCAAGTTGGCCCTATTTTACTTGAG gCATTAGATGGATTTTTATTCGTTGTGAACGCCGAGGGGAGAGTCGAGTACATTACGGATAATATATCTCAATATATTTCTTATACAAAAGATGATGTGTTTGGAAAAGatatctataatattatacatcacGGAGATCATAAAACGTTCATGGCAAGCTTGCTTCCGATGTCAATAG GGTTGACAAGCGAGCCTCAACCACAGACGAGAAATCGGACATTTAATTGCCGTTTTTTGGTGAAGCCTCCTGATGATAAAGAAGAGACTATGGAAGAGAAGCAACAGAGAATATCAAAGTACGAAACTATGCAAATCTGTTCAGCGCTTCTTCCAAACAACACAGATCGCCTAGAAAGTGGAGACGTTTCCTCAGAATCCTTAGATGGGCCATGCATGATGTGTGTTGCCCGGCGAATACCCCACAGTGAAAAGCCGATAACGTCCATTAAACAATTCACTGTTAAACTTGACACTATTGGCAGGATTACATGGATCGACAGCAGCGGCTTGTCTCCTCCATACTCCAAGTACATAAGCAAG GACCTAATTGGCTCTAAAATACAAGACTTGTGCCATCCACTGGATGTGAATAAGTTGAATGCTCATTTGGATAATACGCTTCACACCCATGAAGGCACGAGTACAATGTATCGGCTCCGTGTGAAAGCAGACAAGTTCCTTAACGTGCAAACGAAGTCAAGACTCTTTAAAGCAAATGGGATTAATGGCCACGAAAGTGATTTCTTGATGGCAACACATTCTATTATTGG GGACAATGAGTTAACGCCTAACGAGGGTGGTCAGCTTTCCAACAGCAAAACGTGCTCTGGACATTCTAGTAACCATTGTACgaatagtagtaataataataatggtaacaataacaataacgtcGGTGGTCCATTGATGACCGGGGCTCATCTTAATGGCCAATCGAGTTGCAATACCGGCCGGGGGCTGGCAGCGGCACGGGCACCAacatcctcctcctcgtcaaACTTGAATGTATTTAGTGCAAACGATACTTCGTCGTGCAATCCTTTAACTTCACTGAGTACGACAAGTAATTCGTTCAACCAATTTTCGGGGAACATGGAATTGGACTTTGAGCTTTTCCCTAGTACCACATGGGAACCACTGGACAGCGGACATAGTTGGGGAGATCGATCTGACTCGAGGGCAAGCGGACCGACTAATTCTCGACCCCCCTCGCAGCCAGCCCCGGCATCTCCGAGCCCCCAAGGATCATACTCCGTTAATTCTGCTACTGGCGCCACATCCCACTGTAGCCCAATGCGCGCATACAGCCCAACCACGGTGCACACCAGTAGATCCTTCAGTAATTCCTTCTCGTTCAGTCCTCTTCAGGAGACGCAAACGGCGGTCACTGCCACACCTTCAAGCGCTAATACCAACGGGGGTGGTGGGGTATTGGCTAACAAGAGATTGGAGGAGAGCAAGGGATGCCCACCTGTTACACCTGTCAATGTTGATACAAACAAAAGTCAGCATAGCGCCGCACCAGCCCCAGACACACAGAACTGTACTGTTTCTACAGAGTCTCGAAGACTCAGGAATCTTTTGACCAAGGGAGCTAGCACTAGTGACGAAAATCAAGACAATATCAATAATACTGTCTCTGACAACCAAAACAAGCATAGGATACTGAAGACATTGCTTAAGGAGGCTGATGATGAGGATCTTCATCTTGATATAGATAACAAAAAAGTACGGCCAAGCAATAGCGGTATATCCAAATCCAGCACCGATCATTCCAAGACTTCAAGCGGAAACAACATGTTGTTGGAG TTATTAAATGacaaaaatgacgacgacgacttgGAAACCAGAGCGGGTTTAAAGAAGCGGCATGAACTTTTACAGCAGCTCCTAAAAGACCAGgacgaagaaggaaaaagtcACGACTCACAG AACCGCGGCGATGATCCTCTATTGAAAAGTCTTGGATTTAATAACCCGACACCACCGCTGTCACAATCAGGCAATCATGGAGGCCAGTCACAAGTTGGTCAAAAGAGACCAGGTGAGACTGGAGATGAAGATTTGGCTGCAAAACGTACAATGGACGGGCTGCACCAAGTAACTTCTTCTGGCAATAACTCGTCCTCGAATGCCTCAACCAGTAAGCTATgggagaagaataaaatgcTCGCCTGGCTTTTAGCACAACAGCCCTCTGAACCGAAAACTAAACCTTCAGTACCTCTCCATGAATTATCAGCAATTCCACAG GAAACGCTACCTCGCATTAAGGCAGCACAGCAAAAAACCTGGGCCACTGCGCAACCAGTTGTTAGTAATCCATCTACAACGACAAGCACTCCGATCCAAAGTCAACCTCGACTACCTCGCACTTCGACTAATATCTATGATTTTAATCCG caACAGCGACCTCAAGTGGGTTCTATGAATCCAGAATTTGGAACTACTAGTGGAGAAACTCGTCGTTCTGTTCAGGTAGAACAGAATTGGCTGGAAACTTCAGGGTCTGATCCCATACTTTCTGATCTATTAGATCAAGTCATAGACATTGTGCCAGATACAATCACAG ATCCAACAGCGATCATAAATCTTTTAGACATCATCGAATCGCCTCAGAATAATGCTGTAGACGAGAAAATAGCTGCTATTAACGCCATTCACAAGTCATTGATACTATGCGAAACTGTAGTGAACCCTACGTCTTCCACGATAACGATGCCTGGAACACCGCCTGCATACTCCACCGCA TTGGGAAATACTCCTGTGACAACCGGCCATAATTACCAGCCACCTCCTATGtaccagcaacagcagcaaagGGCAAGATTTAATAACGTCCAACAGAATGTTGTACGCCAGTCATCAGCCCAATTCAGTCAACAACAGTTACAGTTGCAACAGAGAACTAAGCAGCTTCAAcatcaacagcagcaacagcagcaacagcaacttAAGCAACGGTTGCttcagcaacagcagcaacaacaacttCTTATACCTTCTAATGCAACTGCCACTGACCAGTTACCGACCGACATTCACAACATTGATAGTCTACTCAACAACACAGTGGCGCCTAACGTTTCACTACAG CGATCGAGCGTCTCCGACTCTCAGGTATCACCGGGTTATGGAGGATTATCCGTCCAGTTGCCTTCCACGCATCGTCTTACTCATTCATACTCACACCCTTCAACGTTACCTCAACA cTCTGTTGTGAACACCAACTTCAATAACGGGCAACAAGGATCAGCGGCAGCGAGGCTCTCCCCACACTCGCCCGCTAgcattttgtcattttcacaTCCACAATCGCTATCTCCTCGCGTAACTCAG GGAAATTACGGCAACGGACCAAGGATGTTCGTAAACTCAGTAAGACCGCAACCGCAACAGTCTGTCtcacagcaacaacagcaacgaTCCATGCCATCGCCTGGAACGCCTGCTTCGGCAAGGCAATCTCCTTTTCCTGCAGACACCTTTCCACCGCCACCTGCCTCACCTACCGCTGGTCAATTTCCTCCGGTTCCTAATGCAGGTGCGGCGAATCCCTCAGGACAATATAGACTTCAGCGAACTACATCAACTCCATCAGCAACAACACAGCTGCCAG GTAATACGGGAAGCGGTGGGACTATGACGGAGTTTGTTCGACAGGAGTTGAGAGCTATTGTTGGCGCTCGAacacaacagcagcaacaacagagGATACCCAACAACATCCAAAACAATTTATCTGGTCAAGTTTCTGCGGAAGAACTCGACGCCCTTGGTTTAACTTACGAGATGTCTTCTGCAG ACTACTATGGAGGAAGTGGCACGAGGTGA